One Cervus canadensis isolate Bull #8, Minnesota chromosome 13, ASM1932006v1, whole genome shotgun sequence DNA segment encodes these proteins:
- the LOC122452273 gene encoding histone H3.3A-like, translating to MARTKQTARKSTGGKVPRKQLATKAARKSAPSTGGVKKPHRYRPGTVALRETHRYQKSTELLIRKLPFQRLVREIAQDFKTDLRFQSAAVGALQEASEAYLVGLFEDTNLCAIHAKRVTIMPKDIQLARRIRGERA from the coding sequence ATGGCCCGAACCAAGCAGACTGCTCGTAAGTCAACGGGTGGGAAAGTGCCCCGCAAGCAGCTGGCCACCAAAGCGGCCAGGAAAAGCGCCCCCTCTACCGGCGGGGTGAAAAAACCTCATCGCTACAGGCCCGGGACTGTTGCGCTTCGAGAAACCCATCGTTACCAGAAATCCACCGAGCTTCTGATCCGGAAACTGCCTTTCCAGAGGTTGGTGAGGGAGATCGCCCAGGATTTCAAAACCGACTTGAGGTTCCAGAGTGCCGCCGTCGGCGCGCTACAGGAGGCTAGCGAAGCGTACCTGGTGGGTTTGTTTGAAGATACGAATCTGTGTGCCATCCATGCTAAGAGAGTCACCATCATGCCCAAAGACATCCAATTGGCTCGCCGGATACGGGGAGAGAGAGCTTAA